The following are from one region of the Calditerricola satsumensis genome:
- a CDS encoding lactate permease LctP family transporter: MTWEQVYAPVGGRLWLSALVALIPIAFFFYALAVRRMKGHKAGLITVALAILIAVLVYRMPLPMAVAATGYGIAYGLWPIAWIIVTAVFLYKITVKSGQFAVIRQSVVALTEDQRLQAVLVAFCFGAFLEGAAGFGTPVAISAALLVGLGFNPLYAAGLCLIANTAPVAWGGVGIPITVAGSVSGIDPMLLSQMAGRQLPLLAILVPFWLVAIMDGWRGIRETWPAVLVAGLSFAVAQFVTANFISHELPDITSALFSLLVTGGFLKVWKPRFVFRFEHGRPIHLPARESAVREVAAAQSGASSTAGQVIKAWSPFLLLTVVIWIWSLKPVKKAFQVFTVDIPVPFLHNLVQKVPPVVDKVTPYAAVFKLDLVGATGTAILLTALLTRFLVRLPWRDWFRLFAETVRELRWPIVTIGSVLGFAYIANYSGQSATLGLALASTGSLFPFFSPVLGWLGVFLTGSDTSSNALFGNLQRVTGEGIGTDPTLLVAANSTGGVTGKMISPQSIAVASAAVGLVGKESDLFRFTLRHSLALLLVLCVLTVLQAYAFPWMIPNGR, from the coding sequence GTGACCTGGGAACAGGTGTACGCGCCGGTGGGCGGTCGCCTGTGGCTGTCGGCGCTCGTCGCCCTGATCCCCATCGCCTTTTTCTTTTACGCCTTGGCCGTGCGCCGGATGAAGGGCCACAAGGCGGGGCTGATCACCGTCGCCCTGGCCATCCTCATCGCCGTCCTCGTCTACCGCATGCCCTTGCCGATGGCCGTGGCGGCCACCGGCTACGGCATCGCTTATGGCTTGTGGCCCATCGCGTGGATCATCGTCACCGCGGTCTTTCTCTACAAGATTACGGTCAAGAGCGGCCAGTTTGCCGTCATTCGCCAGTCCGTCGTCGCCCTTACCGAGGACCAGCGGTTGCAGGCCGTTCTCGTGGCGTTCTGCTTCGGCGCCTTCCTGGAAGGGGCGGCCGGCTTTGGCACGCCGGTGGCCATTTCCGCGGCCCTGCTTGTGGGGCTGGGCTTCAACCCGCTGTACGCCGCCGGGCTGTGCCTCATCGCCAACACCGCGCCGGTGGCCTGGGGCGGCGTGGGCATTCCCATCACCGTCGCCGGTTCCGTCTCGGGCATCGATCCCATGCTGCTCAGCCAGATGGCCGGGCGCCAGCTGCCGCTGCTTGCCATCCTCGTGCCGTTTTGGCTGGTGGCGATCATGGACGGGTGGCGCGGCATCCGCGAAACGTGGCCGGCGGTGCTCGTGGCGGGGCTGTCCTTTGCCGTGGCTCAGTTCGTCACGGCCAACTTCATCAGCCATGAATTGCCGGACATCACGTCGGCCCTGTTTAGCCTGCTCGTGACGGGCGGCTTTCTGAAGGTGTGGAAACCGCGCTTTGTTTTCCGGTTTGAGCACGGGCGCCCGATCCATCTGCCCGCCCGTGAAAGCGCTGTCCGTGAGGTGGCCGCCGCCCAAAGCGGCGCGTCCTCCACCGCGGGCCAGGTGATCAAGGCGTGGTCGCCGTTTCTCCTGCTGACCGTTGTCATCTGGATCTGGAGCCTCAAGCCGGTGAAAAAGGCGTTCCAGGTGTTTACGGTGGACATTCCCGTACCCTTCCTGCACAACCTGGTGCAGAAAGTGCCGCCGGTGGTCGACAAGGTGACGCCCTATGCCGCCGTGTTCAAGCTCGATCTCGTCGGCGCCACCGGAACGGCCATCCTCTTGACGGCCCTCCTGACCCGATTCCTCGTCCGCTTGCCGTGGCGCGACTGGTTCCGGCTGTTTGCCGAGACGGTGCGCGAACTGCGCTGGCCGATCGTCACCATCGGGTCCGTGCTGGGCTTCGCGTACATCGCCAACTATTCCGGGCAGTCGGCGACGCTGGGGCTGGCGCTGGCGTCGACGGGCAGCCTGTTTCCGTTCTTCTCCCCGGTGCTCGGGTGGCTGGGCGTCTTTCTCACCGGCAGCGACACGTCATCGAACGCGCTGTTTGGCAACCTGCAAAGGGTGACCGGCGAAGGCATTGGCACCGATCCGACGCTGCTCGTGGCCGCCAACAGCACCGGCGGCGTGACGGGCAAGATGATCTCGCCCCAGTCGATCGCGGTGGCGTCGGCCGCGGTGGGGCTGGTGGGGAAGGAGTCCGACCTGTTCCGGTTTACGTTGCGGCATTCGCTGGCGTTGCTCCTCGTCCTGTGCGTGCTGACCGTGCTTCAGGCGTATGCCTTCCCGTGGATGATCCCGAACGGTCGCTAA
- a CDS encoding DUF1002 domain-containing protein, whose translation MGKRPKGKALRVVLIGLFILALLVTALQPALADATVGETVVTLGKDLTPSQREAVLQEMGVDPNAVTIVEVTNAEEHRYLGNILPKSAIGRRAISSAKITLEQPGSGVNVETHNITWVSESMYVNALLTAGVKDATVYVTAPIPVSGTAALTGIVKAFEQATNTSISEEQKQVANEEMVRTAQLGEKIGDPDKAAELMLRLKEELAKQGGQLSDEALRQLIINVAGDLNIQLSDQDVAQLAELLRRIASLPIDWASVRDQVALVRDNLDQILNAEETRSVLRAFLDFLVALFDAVARLFG comes from the coding sequence ATGGGGAAAAGGCCGAAGGGCAAGGCCTTGCGCGTGGTCCTGATCGGTCTGTTTATCTTGGCGCTGCTCGTCACCGCGCTGCAGCCTGCCTTGGCCGACGCGACGGTGGGCGAAACGGTGGTGACGCTGGGCAAGGACCTGACGCCGTCGCAGCGGGAGGCGGTGCTGCAGGAGATGGGCGTCGACCCGAACGCGGTGACGATCGTCGAGGTGACCAACGCCGAGGAACATCGCTACCTGGGCAATATCCTGCCGAAGAGCGCCATCGGGCGGCGCGCCATCTCGTCGGCCAAGATTACCTTGGAACAGCCGGGTTCGGGAGTGAACGTGGAAACGCACAACATCACGTGGGTGTCCGAGTCGATGTATGTGAACGCGCTGCTGACGGCGGGGGTCAAGGATGCCACCGTGTACGTGACGGCGCCGATCCCCGTGTCGGGCACGGCGGCGCTGACGGGCATTGTCAAGGCCTTTGAGCAGGCGACCAACACCTCGATCAGCGAGGAGCAGAAGCAGGTGGCCAACGAGGAGATGGTGCGCACGGCCCAGCTCGGGGAAAAGATCGGAGACCCCGACAAGGCGGCCGAGCTGATGCTCCGGTTGAAGGAGGAGCTGGCCAAACAGGGCGGACAGCTGTCCGACGAGGCCCTGCGCCAGCTGATCATTAACGTGGCCGGCGACCTCAACATCCAGCTGTCCGACCAGGACGTGGCGCAGCTGGCCGAGCTTTTGAGGCGCATCGCCAGTCTGCCGATCGACTGGGCCAGCGTGCGCGACCAAGTAGCGCTGGTACGGGACAATCTGGATCAGATTCTCAATGCCGAGGAAACGCGCAGCGTGCTGCGGGCGTTTCTCGATTTTCTTGTCGCCCTTTTTGACGCCGTGGCTCGGCTGTTCGGCTGA
- a CDS encoding LutC/YkgG family protein, translating to MANGARDARREAFLNRVAARLGKPRGRRVVRPDFGPLPPQAEEQLATPAARAAAFCRALEALQGHASRVADPSELADAVRAIVRRHGVRQAVLWDAAHPALEQVEAALGASGVTVRRWPDGGTVYAEACELGVVVAEMAVAQTGSVVLPARGGQGRSVSLLPPVLLVLVDEERVVGTLTDALRAIGQRARSGDLPACVNLVTGPSRSADIEMDLSIGVHGPGAVYAVVMNGSASREADGR from the coding sequence ATGGCGAACGGAGCGCGTGATGCGCGGCGCGAAGCATTCTTGAATCGCGTGGCCGCGCGGTTGGGCAAGCCGAGAGGTCGGCGGGTGGTGCGACCCGACTTTGGTCCGCTGCCCCCGCAGGCGGAGGAACAGCTGGCCACCCCGGCGGCGCGCGCCGCGGCCTTTTGCCGGGCCCTGGAAGCCCTGCAGGGCCACGCGTCGCGCGTGGCGGATCCGTCGGAGCTGGCCGACGCGGTGCGCGCCATTGTCCGCCGCCACGGCGTTCGGCAAGCGGTGCTGTGGGATGCGGCCCATCCGGCGCTGGAGCAGGTGGAGGCGGCGCTTGGTGCCTCCGGCGTCACCGTGCGGCGCTGGCCCGACGGCGGAACGGTTTACGCCGAGGCGTGCGAGCTGGGCGTGGTGGTGGCGGAAATGGCCGTGGCCCAGACCGGGAGCGTGGTACTGCCGGCGCGGGGCGGGCAGGGACGCAGCGTCAGCCTCCTGCCGCCCGTGCTGCTGGTACTGGTTGACGAAGAACGCGTCGTCGGCACGCTGACCGACGCCCTGCGCGCCATCGGCCAGCGCGCCCGCAGCGGCGACCTGCCGGCGTGCGTCAACCTTGTCACCGGTCCGAGCCGCAGCGCCGACATCGAGATGGACCTGTCCATCGGCGTCCACGGCCCCGGTGCGGTGTATGCTGTGGTAATGAACGGGTCTGCGTCGCGCGAGGCGGATGGACGGTAG
- a CDS encoding (Fe-S)-binding protein codes for MRVALFVTCLIDAFFPEVAKSAVRVLRRHGVEVDVPRTQTCCGQPAYNSGYREEAREVAKQLIRAFDGSACVVTPSGSCAAMVRCEYPRLFADDPEWRPRAEALAAKTYEFSEFLVNVLGVEDPGVTFPARATVHASCHMTRGLGVKDEPLCLLKRVKGLELCPLPYREDCCGFGGTFAVKMAGISAAMADEKIDHIEETEAEVLIGSDMGCLWHLGGRLSRRGKPLRVLHVAQVLDGGRE; via the coding sequence ATGCGTGTTGCCCTCTTTGTCACCTGTTTGATTGACGCCTTTTTTCCGGAAGTGGCCAAAAGCGCCGTCCGCGTGTTGAGGCGCCACGGGGTGGAGGTGGACGTGCCGCGAACGCAAACGTGCTGCGGCCAGCCGGCCTACAACAGCGGCTACCGCGAAGAGGCGCGGGAGGTGGCCAAGCAGCTGATCCGCGCCTTTGACGGCAGCGCCTGCGTGGTCACGCCGTCGGGGTCGTGCGCGGCGATGGTCCGCTGCGAATACCCGCGGCTGTTTGCTGACGATCCCGAGTGGCGGCCGCGTGCCGAGGCGCTGGCGGCCAAAACCTATGAATTTTCCGAGTTTCTCGTGAACGTCTTGGGCGTGGAGGACCCCGGAGTGACCTTTCCGGCGCGGGCGACGGTCCACGCGTCCTGCCACATGACGCGGGGGCTGGGGGTGAAGGACGAACCCCTGTGCCTGCTCAAACGGGTCAAGGGCTTGGAGCTGTGCCCGCTCCCTTACCGGGAGGACTGCTGCGGGTTTGGCGGCACCTTCGCCGTGAAGATGGCCGGCATTTCCGCGGCCATGGCCGATGAGAAGATCGACCATATCGAGGAGACGGAAGCCGAGGTGCTCATCGGCTCGGACATGGGCTGCCTGTGGCACCTGGGCGGGCGCCTGAGCCGACGGGGGAAGCCGCTGCGCGTGCTGCACGTGGCCCAGGTCCTCGACGGGGGGAGGGAGTAG
- a CDS encoding LutB/LldF family L-lactate oxidation iron-sulfur protein — MRTSAERSFARRAQQALADSTLRAAVRKAQERFRTGKRNAEAELGHWEAWRRLGEAIRRHTIENLDFYLEQLADNVEKNGGTVVFAATEREAVDYVVQVAREEGARRVVKSKSMVSEELHLNRALEALGVDVVETDLGEYIIQLAGEPPSHIIAPSIHKNRRQIAELFSRVAGEALPDDTPSLTRFARRQLRRAFLEADIGITGCNFAVAETGTIVLVSNEGNARLTTTLPRVHIAIMGAERIVPTWDDLDVMLHLLPRSATGQKITSYVTAISGPRRAQDADGPEAFHLVIVDNGRLDILGTAYQDVLHCIRCGACLNVCPVYRHIGGHAYGSVYSGPIGKVLTPLLGGMDEWHELPHASSLCAACSEACPVRIPLHELLIEHRTEQVTRGTRPWAERWAFRLYRWVVTRPALYRRAVRWARRLLAPLADGEGKVRVQIGPLKGWTAQRDLPLPARQSFLDWWEEEGRKEAARQHEPRTEGEGRDGERSA; from the coding sequence ATGCGCACGAGCGCGGAGCGTTCCTTTGCCCGGCGCGCCCAGCAGGCCCTCGCCGATTCCACGCTGCGCGCGGCGGTGCGGAAGGCCCAGGAGCGGTTCCGGACGGGCAAGCGGAACGCCGAGGCGGAGCTCGGCCACTGGGAGGCGTGGCGGCGCTTGGGCGAGGCCATCCGCCGCCACACGATCGAAAACTTGGATTTTTACCTGGAGCAGCTGGCCGACAACGTGGAGAAAAACGGCGGCACGGTGGTGTTTGCGGCGACCGAGCGGGAGGCCGTCGACTACGTCGTCCAGGTGGCGCGGGAGGAGGGCGCCCGCCGCGTGGTGAAGTCGAAGTCGATGGTCTCCGAGGAGCTCCACTTGAACCGCGCCCTGGAAGCGCTGGGCGTTGACGTGGTGGAGACCGACCTCGGCGAGTACATCATCCAGCTGGCCGGTGAGCCGCCGTCGCACATCATCGCCCCGTCGATTCACAAGAACCGGCGGCAAATCGCCGAGCTGTTTTCGCGGGTGGCCGGCGAGGCCCTCCCCGATGACACCCCGTCCCTCACCCGGTTTGCCCGGCGGCAGCTCCGACGAGCCTTCCTTGAAGCCGACATCGGCATCACCGGATGCAATTTCGCCGTTGCCGAGACGGGCACGATCGTGCTGGTCAGCAACGAGGGCAACGCCCGCCTGACGACGACGCTGCCGCGCGTGCACATCGCCATCATGGGCGCCGAGCGCATTGTTCCGACGTGGGACGACCTCGACGTGATGCTCCACCTTTTGCCGCGGTCGGCGACCGGCCAGAAGATCACGAGCTACGTGACGGCCATCTCCGGCCCGCGCCGCGCGCAGGATGCCGACGGTCCGGAAGCGTTTCACCTCGTCATCGTCGACAACGGCCGTTTGGACATCCTTGGCACCGCCTACCAGGACGTGCTCCATTGCATCCGCTGCGGGGCGTGCCTCAACGTGTGCCCGGTCTACCGCCACATCGGCGGGCACGCCTACGGCAGCGTCTACAGCGGCCCCATCGGCAAGGTGCTGACGCCGCTGCTCGGCGGCATGGACGAATGGCACGAGCTGCCCCACGCCTCCAGCCTGTGCGCCGCCTGCAGCGAGGCCTGCCCGGTGCGCATCCCGCTCCACGAGCTCCTGATCGAGCACCGCACCGAGCAGGTGACGCGCGGAACGCGCCCGTGGGCGGAGCGCTGGGCCTTTCGCCTCTACCGCTGGGTGGTCACCCGACCGGCCCTCTACCGGCGCGCGGTGCGGTGGGCGCGCCGGCTGCTCGCCCCGCTAGCGGACGGGGAAGGGAAGGTGCGCGTCCAGATCGGACCGCTCAAAGGCTGGACGGCGCAGCGCGACCTGCCGCTTCCGGCGCGCCAGTCGTTTCTCGACTGGTGGGAAGAGGAGGGCCGGAAGGAGGCGGCGCGCCAACACGAACCCCGCACGGAAGGAGAGGGGCGCGATGGCGAACGGAGCGCGTGA
- a CDS encoding FadR/GntR family transcriptional regulator has translation MNIRPIRTKKLYEEVAEELKRMIREGELKPGDRLASVKELAEAFNVGRSAVREALSALQAMGLIEMRQGEGTFVRNYDPAALAQPIASAMLMNREDIRAFLEVRKILEVGAVGLAASRRTADDLARMEAALREMEESLGSADDLGEAADVRFHLAIAEATKNRILIKLMNTIADTMQETMRESRRLWLYAEEATAERLYREHVRIYEAIRDQDAPLAQQRMLAHLVKVEEVLNQAAEDADEPTAGQDPNP, from the coding sequence TTGAACATCCGTCCGATCCGAACGAAGAAGCTGTATGAGGAAGTGGCCGAGGAGCTCAAGCGGATGATTCGCGAGGGCGAGCTGAAGCCCGGCGACCGGCTCGCGTCGGTGAAGGAGCTGGCCGAAGCGTTCAACGTGGGGCGCTCGGCGGTGCGCGAGGCGCTGAGCGCGCTGCAGGCGATGGGGCTCATCGAGATGCGCCAGGGCGAAGGCACCTTCGTGCGCAACTACGACCCCGCCGCCCTCGCCCAGCCCATTGCGTCGGCCATGCTGATGAACCGCGAAGACATTCGGGCCTTTCTGGAGGTGCGCAAGATTCTGGAAGTCGGGGCGGTGGGCCTGGCCGCCAGTCGCCGCACGGCGGACGACCTGGCGCGCATGGAAGCGGCGCTGCGCGAGATGGAGGAGAGCCTGGGCTCCGCCGACGACTTGGGCGAGGCGGCCGACGTCCGGTTTCACCTGGCCATCGCCGAGGCGACGAAAAACCGCATCCTCATCAAGCTGATGAACACCATCGCCGACACGATGCAAGAGACGATGCGCGAAAGCCGCCGCCTGTGGCTTTATGCCGAGGAGGCGACGGCGGAGCGCCTCTACCGCGAACACGTGCGCATCTACGAGGCGATCCGCGACCAGGATGCGCCCTTGGCCCAGCAGCGCATGCTCGCCCATTTGGTGAAGGTGGAGGAAGTGCTCAACCAAGCGGCGGAGGATGCGGACGAGCCAACTGCGGGCCAGGATCCGAACCCCTAA